A stretch of DNA from Candidatus Saccharibacteria bacterium oral taxon 488:
CCAGCGGAATCTCATCCGCCTCCTCGTGAACCTTGCGGAGCAGCTCGCGGCGAAATTCTTGCTTGTCTAATGTCCGGTATTCCGTATGCAAAAATTCTGGATCATCCAGGCACTTTTTTACCACTTTATCACGCACTAATTTTTGTAAGTAAAATCGGATCATCTCATTACTTCCGTTGAGTTACTGTTTCAACGCCGTCTTCATAAACCAATTCGCCAATCTCAACTTCGTAAATATGCTTGTCGTTACGAAACGCAAAAAATCGGACGGCTTTATGTTGCTGCCAGGCTTGAACTATTTCCGCCCGCACACCATCAGCGACGTCGCCAAATACCCACAGCTCATCAGCGCGCGCCACCAGTGTATTATTAGCGCGCCGCACCGTGTCACGCTCCACCGCGTCGAGCAAAAAGTAGTCAAAACTGGTAAATGGATTGATTGGCACAACGCCTTGCTCAAGCGCAAATTTCGTGACGAAAAATCTCATGTAAAAATATTTCTTCGACATCGCCGTAAACACAACCGTGTCGGCGGGTTTGATAGTGAGGGCGCGATGTGATTGCTGAGTCATGGTTATTACCTCCTTATTGTATAATCTCTAACAATGCTTGTTCATCAATAATTTTGGTGCCGTATTGTTCGGCTTTTTTCAGCTTGCTGGCGCCGACTTTGCCACCGGCTACCAAATATGTTGTATCTTTTGCAACGGCGGTTTGGAAGGTGCCGCCGAGATTACGGATTTTTTCAGCAGCAACGTCGCGGCCCATCGACTGCAGGGTGCCAGTGATGACAAAACTTTGGCCAGCCAGACGGTCGGATTTTTGGCTAAACTGTGGCGCCACACCCAAGTCAGCAAATTTTTTGAGCAGCATCACGTTATCTTCATCAGCAAACCACGCCACGATCGACTCGGCGACAATTTCGCCCACTCCGTCTACTTCGCGTAGCTCATCGATAGTCGCTTGGCTGAGCTTCTCAACACTTTCAAAGTGATTTGTGAGATCAATCGCTGTCTGCGCGCCAACATGCCGAATACCGAGACCAAACAAAAACCGCTCCAAGGCTGGCTGTTTCTTAGCAGCAATGGCATCAATGAGCTTTTGCGCGGAAATCTCAGCGAAACGCTCCAACTGCAGTAAATCATCTTTCGTCAACCGGTAAATATCCGCCAAGTCATTAAACAGCCTAGCCTCGACCAGCGCCTCGACATTTTTCTCGCCCAGCGTATCAATGTCCAGCGCGCCTTTGGAGGCAAAATGCGCCAGAGACCGCTTCAAAATCAGCGGGCCGCTCAAACCTTTAACCCGATACACCGCCTCGCCTGCTGGCCGTATAAATTCTAGCTCCGGATATTGGCGCGACAGTTCTGCCGAATAATCAATTGGTTTAGCATCTGCCGGTCGCAATTCTTTCAGTACGGTTTGCACCTGCGGAATAATATCGCCCGCCTTGAAAATCACCACCGTATCGCCGCGGCGCACATCCAGCCGGGCAATTTCGTCAGCGTTATGCAGGCTAGCATGCTGCACCGTCGTACCGGCCACCACCACTGGGTCAAAAACCGCTACTGGCGTGGCCGCACCGGTTCGACCGATGGAAATGACGATATCGCGGATGATGGTCGTAGCTTCTTCGGCA
This window harbors:
- the ligA gene encoding NAD-dependent DNA ligase LigA, with translation MTVRQLDRQAAEQRIVKLRDLINDYRYHYHVLDESIMSEAAADSLKHELSQLEEQFPELITPDSPTQRVAGKVLSKFAKVQHQTRMISLQDVFDRAEVAAWIERMHKVRSDITEEFLCDIKMDGLACALIYEDGVLTRAVTRGDGLVGEDVTMNVRTIQNVPLTLRANQRFAHFLRGRTEIRGEIVMHKADFAALNQRRRAAGQPEFANPRNLAAGTIRQLDPKLVAERPLNFVGYDIIRDNLEDTPTIAFGYQMMNELGITTSRQTQIVYGLDEVMSYVDHLDELRQSLQFNTDGAVIKLNDRRQFAELGIVGKTPRAAVAYKFAAEEATTIIRDIVISIGRTGAATPVAVFDPVVVAGTTVQHASLHNADEIARLDVRRGDTVVIFKAGDIIPQVQTVLKELRPADAKPIDYSAELSRQYPELEFIRPAGEAVYRVKGLSGPLILKRSLAHFASKGALDIDTLGEKNVEALVEARLFNDLADIYRLTKDDLLQLERFAEISAQKLIDAIAAKKQPALERFLFGLGIRHVGAQTAIDLTNHFESVEKLSQATIDELREVDGVGEIVAESIVAWFADEDNVMLLKKFADLGVAPQFSQKSDRLAGQSFVITGTLQSMGRDVAAEKIRNLGGTFQTAVAKDTTYLVAGGKVGASKLKKAEQYGTKIIDEQALLEIIQ